From Drosophila suzukii chromosome 2R, CBGP_Dsuzu_IsoJpt1.0, whole genome shotgun sequence, a single genomic window includes:
- the sax gene encoding activin receptor type-1 isoform X1, whose translation MESNLFLIFLLSFSIYNNARAEISDHLREDIPDIDMEPLSSPHLNGKEFPAVPQNSVQTHPRRHIKSKRRMKRRYKCYSCEPPCLDPYELSHTCQNAIQCWKSRTRDADGQEHVSRGCITSPDHLPMYCSQNSLKINGPSKRNTAKFVNMVCCAGDHCNDGEFPELLPFANDVTVITANTSNISKMSAAILGPFLIIAMLGAVTIFFIRRNHRKRLAASRTKQDPEAYLVNDELLRATSAGDSTLREYLQHSVTSGSGSGLPLLVQRTLAKQVTLIECIGRGKYGEVWRGHWHGESIAVKIFFSRDEESWKRETEIYSTILLRHENILGFIGSDMTSRNSCTQLWLMTHYFPLGSLFDHLNRNALSHNDMVWICLSIANGLVHLHTEIFGKQGKPAMAHRDLKSKNILVNSDGSCVIADFGLAVTHSHVTGQLDLGNNPKVGTKRYMAPEVLDESIDLECFEALRRTDIYAFGLVLWEVCRRTISCGIAEEYKVPFYDVVPMDPSFEDMRKVVCIDNYRPSIPNRWSSDSLLAGMSKLMKECWHQNPNVRLPALRIKKTIHKLASADEKIRLDFDDSCV comes from the exons ATGGAGtccaatttatttttaatttttctattGTCGTTTTCAATATACAATAATGCCAGAG cTGAAATCAGTGATCATTTGCGGGAGGACATTCCGGATATAGACATGGAGCCCCTATCCTCACCCCATCTCAATGGCAAAGAGTTCCCTGCCGTCCCCCAAAACTCTGTGCAGACGCATCCCAG GAGACACATTAAGAGTAAGCGCCGCATGAAAAGAAG ATACAAATGCTATTCCTGCGAGCCACCCTGCTTGGATCCCTATGAACTTTCCCATACCTGCCAGAATGCCATTCAG TGCTGGAAGTCCCGCACCCGAGACGCCGATGGACAGGAGCACGTGTCCCGTGGCTGCATCACCTCGCCGGACCATCTGCCTATGTACTGCAGTCAGAACTCGCTGAAGATCAATGGCCCCAGCAAACGCAATACGGCGAAGTTCGTCAATATGGTCTGCTGTGCCGGCGACCACTGCAATGATGGAGAATTTCCTGAACTGCTGCCATTTGCAAATGATGTTACGGTGATAACGGCCAATACCAGTAATATAAGCAAGATGTCGGCCGCCATTTTGGGGCCATTTCTGATCATAGCGATGCTGGGCGCTGTGACCATCTTCTTTATCCGTCGCAACCATCGCAAACGATTGGCTGCCTCGCGCACCAAGCAGGATCCGGAGGCTTATTTGGTCAATGATGAGCTGTTGCGGGCCACCAGCGCCGGTGACAGTACACTGAGGGAGTACCTCCAGCACTCGGTGACCTCGGGATCGGGCAGTGGACTGCCGCTGCTGGTGCAGCGCACTCTGGCCAAACAGGTCACCCTGATCGAGTGCATTGGGCGAGGTAAATACGGCGAGGTGTGGCGCGGTCACTGGCACGGCGAGAGCATTGCCGTCAAAATATTCTTCAGTCGCGACGAAGAGTCTTGGAAACGGGAGACAGAAATCTACAG CACCATTTTGCTCCGCCATGAAAATATTCTCGGCTTCATCGGCTCCGACATGACGTCGCGCAACTCGTGCACCCAACTTTGGCTGATGACGCACTACTTCCCGCTGGGCTCGCTCTTCGATCACCTGAACCGCAACGCTCTAAGCCACAACGACATGGTGTGGATTTGCCTATCGATAGCCAATGGACTGGTACACCTGCACACAGAGATATTCGGCAAGCAAGGCAAGCCAGCGATGGCTCATCGAGATTTGAAGTCTAAGAACATATTGGTCAACTCGGACGGGTCCTGCGTGATAGCCGATTTTGGACTGGCCGTCACCCATTCGCATGTCACAGGACAACTGGACCTGGGCAACAATCCCAAAGTGGGCACCAAACGTTATATGGCCCCAGAGGTCCTGGATGAGAG CATCGATTTGGAATGCTTTGAGGCACTGCGCCGTACGGATATTTATGCTTTTGGACTGGTTCTGTGGGAGGTTTGTCGCCGCACCATCTCGTGCGGCATTGCCGAGGAGTACAAGGTGCCCTTTTACGATGTGGTGCCCATGGATCCCAGCTTTGAGGATATGCGCAAGGTGGTCTGCATTGACAACTACAGGCCTTCCATTCCCAATCGCTGGAGCTCAGATTCG TTACTGGCTGGCATGTCCAAGCTCATGAAAGAGTGCTGGCACCAAAACCCCAACGTGCGCTTACCAGCGCTGCGCATCAAAAAGACTATACATAAGCTAGCTTCCGCTGATGAGAAGATACGCCTGGACTTTGACGATTCCTGCGTTTAG
- the sax gene encoding activin receptor type-1 isoform X2, with amino-acid sequence MESNLFLIFLLSFSIYNNARAEISDHLREDIPDIDMEPLSSPHLNGKEFPAVPQNSVQTHPRYKCYSCEPPCLDPYELSHTCQNAIQCWKSRTRDADGQEHVSRGCITSPDHLPMYCSQNSLKINGPSKRNTAKFVNMVCCAGDHCNDGEFPELLPFANDVTVITANTSNISKMSAAILGPFLIIAMLGAVTIFFIRRNHRKRLAASRTKQDPEAYLVNDELLRATSAGDSTLREYLQHSVTSGSGSGLPLLVQRTLAKQVTLIECIGRGKYGEVWRGHWHGESIAVKIFFSRDEESWKRETEIYSTILLRHENILGFIGSDMTSRNSCTQLWLMTHYFPLGSLFDHLNRNALSHNDMVWICLSIANGLVHLHTEIFGKQGKPAMAHRDLKSKNILVNSDGSCVIADFGLAVTHSHVTGQLDLGNNPKVGTKRYMAPEVLDESIDLECFEALRRTDIYAFGLVLWEVCRRTISCGIAEEYKVPFYDVVPMDPSFEDMRKVVCIDNYRPSIPNRWSSDSLLAGMSKLMKECWHQNPNVRLPALRIKKTIHKLASADEKIRLDFDDSCV; translated from the exons ATGGAGtccaatttatttttaatttttctattGTCGTTTTCAATATACAATAATGCCAGAG cTGAAATCAGTGATCATTTGCGGGAGGACATTCCGGATATAGACATGGAGCCCCTATCCTCACCCCATCTCAATGGCAAAGAGTTCCCTGCCGTCCCCCAAAACTCTGTGCAGACGCATCCCAG ATACAAATGCTATTCCTGCGAGCCACCCTGCTTGGATCCCTATGAACTTTCCCATACCTGCCAGAATGCCATTCAG TGCTGGAAGTCCCGCACCCGAGACGCCGATGGACAGGAGCACGTGTCCCGTGGCTGCATCACCTCGCCGGACCATCTGCCTATGTACTGCAGTCAGAACTCGCTGAAGATCAATGGCCCCAGCAAACGCAATACGGCGAAGTTCGTCAATATGGTCTGCTGTGCCGGCGACCACTGCAATGATGGAGAATTTCCTGAACTGCTGCCATTTGCAAATGATGTTACGGTGATAACGGCCAATACCAGTAATATAAGCAAGATGTCGGCCGCCATTTTGGGGCCATTTCTGATCATAGCGATGCTGGGCGCTGTGACCATCTTCTTTATCCGTCGCAACCATCGCAAACGATTGGCTGCCTCGCGCACCAAGCAGGATCCGGAGGCTTATTTGGTCAATGATGAGCTGTTGCGGGCCACCAGCGCCGGTGACAGTACACTGAGGGAGTACCTCCAGCACTCGGTGACCTCGGGATCGGGCAGTGGACTGCCGCTGCTGGTGCAGCGCACTCTGGCCAAACAGGTCACCCTGATCGAGTGCATTGGGCGAGGTAAATACGGCGAGGTGTGGCGCGGTCACTGGCACGGCGAGAGCATTGCCGTCAAAATATTCTTCAGTCGCGACGAAGAGTCTTGGAAACGGGAGACAGAAATCTACAG CACCATTTTGCTCCGCCATGAAAATATTCTCGGCTTCATCGGCTCCGACATGACGTCGCGCAACTCGTGCACCCAACTTTGGCTGATGACGCACTACTTCCCGCTGGGCTCGCTCTTCGATCACCTGAACCGCAACGCTCTAAGCCACAACGACATGGTGTGGATTTGCCTATCGATAGCCAATGGACTGGTACACCTGCACACAGAGATATTCGGCAAGCAAGGCAAGCCAGCGATGGCTCATCGAGATTTGAAGTCTAAGAACATATTGGTCAACTCGGACGGGTCCTGCGTGATAGCCGATTTTGGACTGGCCGTCACCCATTCGCATGTCACAGGACAACTGGACCTGGGCAACAATCCCAAAGTGGGCACCAAACGTTATATGGCCCCAGAGGTCCTGGATGAGAG CATCGATTTGGAATGCTTTGAGGCACTGCGCCGTACGGATATTTATGCTTTTGGACTGGTTCTGTGGGAGGTTTGTCGCCGCACCATCTCGTGCGGCATTGCCGAGGAGTACAAGGTGCCCTTTTACGATGTGGTGCCCATGGATCCCAGCTTTGAGGATATGCGCAAGGTGGTCTGCATTGACAACTACAGGCCTTCCATTCCCAATCGCTGGAGCTCAGATTCG TTACTGGCTGGCATGTCCAAGCTCATGAAAGAGTGCTGGCACCAAAACCCCAACGTGCGCTTACCAGCGCTGCGCATCAAAAAGACTATACATAAGCTAGCTTCCGCTGATGAGAAGATACGCCTGGACTTTGACGATTCCTGCGTTTAG